The Hypanus sabinus isolate sHypSab1 unplaced genomic scaffold, sHypSab1.hap1 scaffold_470, whole genome shotgun sequence DNA segment TGGACATTACCGTCACTGGGAACAAATGCACCAGGGGCATCCCCttcttgaaggtgacctccctcttcatATCAATcactgacaatcactgccatcctgctgGCCTGTACAACTGAGGGCTTCTGCAATTTGGGCTTCACTAGTAGCCCAGCAGGACATACCAACTCCCCCTCATGGTCTTCTGGAGCATCCACTAAGAGGACACCCTAGGAAacttgggggtccccatcactcttgCCACATCCCCGGTCCATACTACTATTGTCtttgactgggtgaaccacacagtccctcggTTAAATTCAGTAGCCAGCCCAATGATTCCTCAAAAACAGTTCAAAACACTGGGTACACAAACAATGTCCCCAGAAAGCTCTCACCCGCCGACTCCTTGCAGGTCCCCCtgagcctcctcacaagagggatgttggtccccaccagaactGAAGCACCATCCATCTCAACAGGGTCCAGACGAACCAGCACTAACGAAGAACCTCAGACAACCCCAAGTCAGCCTCTAAGAAATCCAATTTCACTGACAAATAATCTCATATAAATAATCACCAGCTCTAGCCCCCAGATCTCCAGTCCTGAATGCGGTCAATGGTAAATACTTCAAATACCAGTTGTAAAACGAATGGTAAAACAATGTGACCTGTGACCTGGTGTCAAGTACGGctttagcataaataccctctgttcagagcaacacactggagcactaagccttcaggaatagggtctttcACTTTTGggggttccttggtacattgctgtgaacgtgttcccccagagacaccaggctgttccctcactgggtctcctctaagtttTCCCAATGACTCTCCCTGCTGAGGAACCTGGGGGCTCACTCTCCTTCTGGTGTGACACCTGCTACCCTCCGCATTGTTCATCCCTTGGGGAATCCGCCCCCACAACAGGTCCATcatatggtggggagggggaatcaCACTTACTGATAACTGACATATCTCCattctcaactctgccacaatctcctctacCGCTCCCTGGGGTAGGCTCTCTGTGGTCACTTCACCGCAGGGGACTACTACCAAGGACTGCACTCTGCTGACGGAAGCCTCTAATGTGTTCTCTTCCtgtacctctctgatcagctcaacaaaagatGGATCTGGTCCActcttaactgatccacctcagctgCCTGAACGACCCCTCTGCAccgcaagcaatttagctgcctttCTAGCcgaaaaataatagcaaaaagcTTCTCCCACTTCTCCTGACGCATGTTTTAAAACCCCACCATGAACTTCATTGGACTTCCTGTTGGTCCAAAAGCACTGTTTGGTGCTTGCATGTAATTGATAGCTGTTGCTATGGGATACCACAACCTGATGGCCcacccattcaatctttcaaccaatCTTTTGTCGCTTTATGCCACCAGAGCTCTGTCACTCATCTAACAACTCAGAGCTCAGCTCTgccaagtctcatactcctctttCCCCTCCAGGGTGGGCGTTATTCCAGAGAATTAGTGGAGCCTACCACCTTGGACATAGACACTTTTTCATTCACTTGCCAGTGAAGGGGGAATACCAACTCAGAATTCACTCTTCATAGAAACATGGataatctacagcacaatataggccggacattccttacctgagaaattacctaggatttcccatagccctctatttttctgagctccatgtacctatccaggagtttcttaaaagaccctattgtatccgcctccaccacctttgcttgAATCCCATTCCactcattcaccactctctgtgtcaaaaaacttagccctgacatcacctctgtctTTCTTGGGAACTAAAATGATTAAAGCTGTCCTGATTAACCTGAAAGATGTTTAATATCTCAATGGAGACAAATGCTAGCTCATCACACAGTGTCTTAGCGAGCCATCAGGGCCTGAAGATTTCTTAATTTGTTTTCCAAGTTTCTTCCAATATTTATCAACTTTGCAAAGTCAGAAAACTTCGTTTTGCATTgcaaagtcaacatttcagagaagttggTAATCAGTTTGAATTTATTTTTTCTGTTTCAGCTAATCTGAACTCATTGTATGACTTTAAATGAACTAGTAGTTTTTGTGCATCATGCTCTTTGCTTCTTAAGAATTTGTCATAGTGTATCAATAATTGCTTCAATAAAAACATTATAAGTAAGCTAGTTCTAAAATCTACGGACATATCATCGCAAACTTAATGTTGTCAACATTGTCCCCATCTCCCTAATTAAATACATCCAAATACCTGGCATCTACAGCCACCTATAGcaatgaattttacagattcaccagcgtctggataaagaaattctttGTAATCTCtattttaaaatggcatccctCCATTCTAAGATTGTTCCCTCTGGACTGAGACTCCCTTCACCTGAGAATAAGTAGCATTCTCTCCACGTCAAATttcagcctttcaacattcaatagatttcaatgagattccctcctcattcttATACATCTGTGTCCAGGTCAGAGACATCCAGTTCTCTTtttatgataagcctttcattcccataattattgtaaaccttctttgaaccctttcTAATTTCAGCACATCTCTACCTAGAttaggagcccaaaattgctcacataatccaagtacagtctgaccaatcttataaagcctcagcatcaattCTTCGGTTTAATATCCTAGTCCTCTCCAAATGAacattaacattgcatttgtactCTTCAACACtgattcaatctgcaagttatCTACAAGGGAATTCTGTATGAGGACTCTcgagtccctttgtatctctgttttttgtatttctttatatataaaaaataaggtgTAACATTTTTGAAATTGCCGTATTGTTTATGGATGGTTACACTTCAGGAACAAGTACATTCCACTTTTAACATCTAGAGTAGACTAGCATTGCAATGCCTCATAGATTCACTTGACTGCTTCTCTCGGTTGTGCCACATGATTGCATGTAGAATCTTTGGATtacgatttaatttaatttttatgaatactGGGTTTTGTGATTTTAACTGTATTTTAGTACAAAGCAGTTTgtactattttatttttattttgattcataatatatttcttattatactctgtattcctctatgcagaaactaataaaaacaTTGAAAGAGAAATATGTATTTGGTGGAAAAGGAGGAAAACAGAATCAGATCATTAAAAGCAAAACGAAAGATGAATAAAATGTTGGCAATTATTTTGCATGCTTATGTAAAGATCGTAAATCATATGCTGTGGATAAAGTGAACTGAATCAAACaattttagtaattataatttCATTGCAGTTCATGACGTGCGTACCTAGTTTTTCTACATTTTTCAAAAAAGGTAGATGTTGTGGAAGTTAATAATGGTATTTCTATTCCACTCTGTTAACTGCTGCCTCGTAGGTAGGCTTCACATATTGTACAAGCAGAGTTATCAATATAGTTGAGTAACTACATGCTGGCATCCTGGTCTTCTCTGCACTATCTCTCAACAGCAATCACAATAGAGATAAAAACCAATGCCATTCAGCTATGAGCAATTAGTCCAAGCATTATATTAACATGGCCATTCCAGAAAGAAATTTGTTGCTTtcaccaaaacattaactgttaatAAATCAGTAAACAATCTTTAATTTTCATCAGAAATGTCAGATGCACAATTGTGAATAGATCAAGCTGCTATTAGTAGATGCCATAATAGATGATGCTGCCATCAGTGCCAAGCCTCGTATCTCCAAGATGTATGTTTAACCAGATGAAGTATTTTAACTGAAAGAATGACTTTCCGTTTCCTCAACAGATAGTGCCTTATCCACCAATTTTCTCTAGCAGTTTGCTTTTAGACTTTGAATCCTCATACCCATGTGACTTCCCTCTGGATATCAAAAACACAgacacatagacagacagacaaacagacacacacacacacacacacacacacacacacgcacacacacacacactcgcacacacacacagacacatagacagacagacaaacagacacacacacacacacacacacacacacacacgcacacacacacacacaaatgcacatATATACAAGTACATAAaaacacatcctcacacacacaagtACACATATACacaacacattcacacacacacatactcatttGCACATGCACATTAACAGGCACATACcctctcacagaaacacactcacaGATGCATTCACATACAAACACCCTTATTCATGTATGCTCACATGCACTCACATGTATACAAACATTTATTTGCACACAGTCTTACATTCACATACCTTCACATATGCACAGACATGCACTCacagaaacactctcacacatacatatacatacacacacacgtacTTGCATACACATTCATTCACACACAAAGAGAGATGCTACCCATaaacactttcacacacacacacacacacacacacacacacatcactgtGGATATTGAGGCCGATCCTGGAACGGCAGGCTCTGCCACAGTGGCTGCACGTGTAGGGCATCGTGGAATTGTTGTCCACTGTCTGCTGTCCTCTCTGTTTAGCTCTCCactcctcaaactgactcaggatcactctttcaccttgctctaggtgttgctgaagagtacctcaCCACTTGTtgtggtcatctgctgtatcctcccaggACACATAGTTTATTGAATAAAACCACATTAGTGAAATACGTCTACATTAGTGTTACACTGATATACTGCAATTAAATTAAATCATCTGCAATACCATGGGTAAATAGTCATTAAATGGCTACTTAACACAATAGTAATGAACTTCTTGCTTGTTCTTTCCTGGGaactattttttttttacatttttttaaGGTACAGTGACCTTACTAACAGAAGATATTGAATCTATTGCACACTGAGAGAAATGGCGCTTTGTGAACAGATTTATTCTAGACAGCATGGAGGTGCTCAAAAGGTGCACTTGATTTTCAGCTCTCTGCATCAGAGCTATAATGCATTGGATGCAAGGATAGAAAGGGAGAAGTAAAAACAAACTGGTTTAGTAGATTAAAAAGAAGTTGCAATGAATTTTTAATTTAACAGAGTATATCTTCAATAGTCTCACGGGCAGCATTAAGTGTTACTAGTTCTGTTACTGTACTTCATTCACAGCACTACTCTTTCAAGGGTTTACATGGATTATTCTTAATGGTGTGGAACTAAATCCTGGGCTGAACAAGGGGTACAATGTCTCCATGAATTTGTCTTTGAAGGTGTATATTAAATTCATATAGTCCGCATTGTAAAAGGTTACCTGCCCACCTTCATAATTGAGATAAATTCCAACTTTCTGGGACTTTAACCCTGAGAAGATAATCACATGGGGCACAGTGTTCACTAAGTAGTGATTATTTCTTTTCTCCAGAGTCCATAAACCATTTTGAGGTGTCAATGAGATATGCATCTTGCGCTCCACAGATTTTTTAGTCACCCCTAAGATCCAATCTGTCTTGCAATCTACAAAGATCTCCCAGTAGTGTATTCCGGATGACAACCCTTGCTTGCTCAAGACAAAGGGATGGACAGTGAATCGCAAGCTGCTATCCAGAGGTTTCTTCAGACCATGCCTGTATACAACATTGCTCATGTTGTTGAAGATGAGGAGATCACGGTGTGCAGTTTCAGCATCTAGACTCAGTAGTCCTGCAGcaaaaattaaaatttttaaCTTAGAGTGAAGAAATGTACTGAAATAAGATGTGGTATCTTGACAAAGTGGAAACATGTAACCATGTAGGAATCAACCGTTGATAATTACGGAGCTCCACAAGAGCTCCGTATACATTGTATCTTTAAAGTAAAAACGAACacttcaaattcagattcacttTAACTATATTGCACCATACTTAATTATATTACTTTCTCAAAGTACAAAGCTTAAAGTTAAAATTAATTATAGTATCAAATTACATATagttaccttgaaattcattttcttgcagtaatTTATAGCATAAcatataaagaaatacaatagaacttactaacaaaaaatatataaagacTATTTTGCAGCCTATTTTGTGATAGATATTCATTTTCCAGAAAGGCCTTCTGcctctttgactttctagcaCAAGCAGCAAAAGTTTTACAATAGGTTTGTGGCAATGTTTCACTTCTAACCAATGTTCCTTTGCTCAGCTCTTGTTGTAAATAAGACTGAGGTCTTGTAGGTCCATGTTTAAACAATGTTAGATAACAGGGTTCTATTAATCTCTTTCATCAAAGCAGACAATATCAGTTGCTATTTTCTTCATTGCAACTGacttcaaggaagcttgcagactagactgattttgtcatttagcacatcaaacatggtTTTATGTATATAGTGAGGGTACCCGTAGACATCATTATTTGAGGACAATGAACTCAGTGTTATTCCAGTTTACCAGGAAATAGGCATTTCTTTGATTCATTCTCTCATTTCTTTGGCTCCAGTACTATTAGCTCTGTTTTTTGCTGCCTAGTCTCTAaactcatcattaaggaccctctccTTACAGTGCATGTCCTCTTTCTCATCACTAGCTGATGACCCACAATCATGTTTTAGAAATAGTTTATTTTCCTTCACCAACAGTTTCCTGAATATTTGGAAATTCATGAAGCATTTTCTCTCGAGACTACCAGTTCCTCTTAACACTAAACCATTTCAACTCATTTTAATCTTCTAACATTGGGTGAAACAAGTGTGCCTTTacaatttttctttgtaaattaatCCAAAGAAATTCAAAGTATTCCAGTATATTTAAATCAAATTTATCCTTCAGGTAGTTCTAACCTGAACTACATTCAGCACACCTTACATGATCTAGCCAAgtcgcaagagattctgcagtgctGGAAATCTATTGCTTTCAGATCCAGAGTAGATTAACACTTGTTTACTTTTAAATCCATTGGTTTATTCTCTCTGTAACTTGAAGCTTTTTTCCCCAGTGtctctcatcagcaaatttggatGCATCATGTCTCTCTAAATCCCCAAgtaaatatttgtttaatttcgTGCATTAAAATTGGTCCTTTGACAAAGCTTTTGAAAATTTAATCCCAGTGTTTCTTTGGTGAGGATAATTGCAATTCCGAGTAAAAGATTAAATGTAATTCTCTTAGAGCTTTTTAGTTATCCTTTCACTTATATGTTTTAGTTACAGGGTCAGAGTCTAGAGGCATACAGGATAAGAAAAGAACTTTTGCCCCACCAGGCGGACTACTTAGTAGCAGTTTATTCTCATTCCATTTAAGGACACTTTGTCTGCAGACTTCTGTGCATTGGCTTGGCAATTCAAGTGCTCATTTTGATATACTGTATTATAAATATTATGGAAGTGCTGTTCCCACCACTCTTTTGGGATGCATTCTAGATTCCACCTACCCTCTGAGCAAGAAAGGTATTCCTcagatctccactactcttgctcTTCATCTTTAATTACTGCTCTATAATTAGTGATGTGCCTATTGTGGGGAAAAGTTTCCTACTATCTACCCCACTGATACCTTAACTCCATCATGGTCCTGGTGGGAAATTCAGGAAGAGGCAACTCAGTTATGTCTTATTGTAGACTTTTCCTGGTACTTGTGTGATGCATCATGTGCCTTTTGAAAGAATATCCCATCTGGTTTAGGCCTGGGCACCAACTAATTTAGAATACATGGAACTGAACGTGTATGACTGTAGACTCACTATCTGGTGTGTAGGTGAAGGAATATGGTAACTTAGTTCCACCAATAGACAACTACAGTGTTTGCTCACCAGTATTAAAACCAATTTCATTGACCATTTTTTTCCAGGTGTAGTATATCATTAGGATGTTGTACTTGGCATTGTCCATCTTTATAGAAACTTCCCTGGGATCAGAGATTGCCATTTTAACTCTAGAATAAAGATTGAAATTTAAATATTAGTTTGTCAACTGAGATAAATTCAAATTAATTAATATCCAATTTCAAAATGGAGTTACCTTTCTTGTGTTGTTTTTAGCTTCTGAAAAGAGAAAAGTATCTAGTGTTAGTATGTtcatcatttcaagaggatgtaTGTTAGGTATCAGGATAGTCATTCAGTAATTCAGTTGGTCAAACATAGTATCAGATTCTTTTCTTAAGTATCATCCTGTCTGTGAAGTTTTTAATAACTAAACAGAAACTTCTTTTGACTACCACTAATAAAGTTTTAGCAACTAAATTCACTTACAATTAAACTACATTTCTTCCATTGTTAGCATCCAACACTCTCAGGTATGGTGGCATATACAAGGAAGATGCAAAGTAAATCTTCCCCTTTATAATTCTATCAGTCATTTCCAAGTACGAAGTGTTATTGAGTGAATTCTGAGTAAAGCTCCTTTTGCACTGTCGAATAAAACTCCCTGTGTATGCCCAACCTAGATTAAAGCTCCTATATACTGTCCCATCCAGAGCTCTCAGTATAGAAACACATTGAGCTGCCTCTTCACTTTGCTCGCAGTATAATGACACTAGAGTAGTGTACTTCAGTTTATCTCTGACTCCTCTGAGTTAGATGTCTAACATTATAGGCAGAAACCCACAAATAAGGTGCACAAAGCTGTCAATGGACTTGCTTTTGTAAATATCAACTGAAGTGATGTCTTTAGTGAGCTGGTGATGAGCCTGAAGGAGGATGTTTCACTACAACCCATCACCCCATAGGATCATCCCATAATGTGTCTATGGTAGAGAAAGATAATTAATAATTTGAGGTTTAAGATGAAACTTGGAAACAAATATCTGACTAATGTTAGATTCCTAGCAACAAGAAATGGAATtcattgtatagatattgcaccaTGGTACACTGGAAATGGGTTCAGAGCAAATAAGCTTGGGTCATGACACAATGATGTCAGATCATAACAGACCAGAGTTGGGAAGATGGCAGGTCAGTGCAGGGATAAGAGCAGATATTGGTGTTGGAATTAGAACAGACCTATCGAGATTATGACAAGAATGCTGGAGTTGGGAGCATGGTAAACTGGGACCATACCTTATGGTAGTAAATGTAGCTATAAAGCTCAACTGGACTTTGAAAGTAATGCAGATGCAGTCCATCACTCCTATATTCTCCAACTGCCACAAGGCAGCTAACTTTCTCATTCTTTCCAGTGTTCCTAGGCAGAGTTGCTTCAGTGGTACAATATGTGACTTGTAAATACActgagtggtcactttattaagtacagcaaATAATTTCACCTCATTCTTCCAACTACTACTGTGGAAATATATCAACTTTCACATGATTTCCCCAAGACAAGAGAGTTAATTAATACTATTCCTGACTGGCTTTAGGGTGCTGAATACAGATTCAAGTTGGCAAGAAAATATAGTGTGAATTGAATCATAATGAGAATAaagtttattaccactgacatatgttgtgaaattagttgttttgtacCAGGAGTGCTGTCCATGGAAGTCAGTAGAGATCACAAAAAAGTGCAAATgagggagcagaataatgaagtCATTTTATGGGTTCATATAAAATACTTCACCATTAGGAATGTAAGGGCATCTTCCAGAATAAGGTCCTCAGTGACTGCTTGAATGATATCTGATAATGTACTCAGTTCAAAGGTCAGCTGCATGATGATTTCTTCCAGCTTCATGAAGCTTTGCCAAGCATCATTGTGGAGTTCTTGCATAATACTCTCCTCTTCCATTCTCAGGAGCTCTTGAAGACGGACAAAGACCTTCCCAATGTGTTGCTCTGTCATTGATACTTCTTCCTGGAAAAAGAAATCACATACAGTTGAAATAACAGAGTGATGTGGAAGCAAGTCTGTGAGTAGGTGAAGGAAGTGTagtaagatagaaacatagaaaacctgcagcacaatacaggcccttcggcccacaaagttgtgccgaacatgtccttaccttagaaattacctagggttacccacagccctgtatttttctgagctccatgtacctatctaggagtctcttaaaagaccctgttgtatctgcctccaccaacaccattgccggcagcccattccacacactcaccactctctgagtaaaaaattacccctgacatctcctctgtacctactccccagcaccttagagCTGCCCTCTCATGCTATTTCAGCCTTCAAAAAAAGCCACTGATTattactatccacatgatcaatgcctctcatcatcttacacacctctatcaggtcacctctcatcctccgtcgctccaaggagaaaaggccgagttcactcaacctattctcataaggcgcgcttcccaatccaggcaacatctttgtaaatctcctctgcaccctttctatggtttccacatccttcctgtagtgaggcgaccagaactgagcacagtactccaagtggggtctgaccggggtcttatgattttttaaaatcagacAATTGTAAActtataatatttattataaattgcctGTGAATTTTTAGGATTTCAATATCTGATATAATAGATATTAGTGCACAGAGGAAACTGAGGGATATGGGGGAAAGGACCTGGCAAATCCAAACAGAAAAGATAAATTcaaaggcaacacaagtgaatctgcagatgttggaaataaataaaaacactaaATGCTGGCAGAATGCTGgcaactcctttgtccattcatccccaccccccccccccatccctccccaccatcccaggccccagacagtcctttcaggtgagacaccacttcacctgcgagtcaactggggtgatatactgtatccggtgctcccgatgtgggagacccgccacagactgggaacactggcgctcagtcctccagcagtggcgggatctccctgtggctgcatacttcaattccacagaccactctcactccgacatgtctgtccacggcctcctctaccgtcaagatgaggctgcacgcaggtcgatggagcaataacttatctcccgcctaggtagcctcctacctgctggcatgaacatccaactcacagacctccgttgatacccctgccctccccttacccccatccctatctataatttcagtctggttctctttctctctcttcccccccctcactataatctccccccatctCTCCTACctatctttctcttttatttcccataattctccaccttcccccagcacatttccctccaacctatcacctcccagctctctacctcatccctccccccacttcctatcccccccccccttcgaccatcccacgttacttcactcctgatgaagggtttcggctcgaaatgttgtcactacctcctcccaatgatgcagtctggcctgctgagttctgccagcattttgtgtttttaaagatAAATTCAAGGTGCTTTATAGCCTTCCCCAGCTTCAATGTTACTAAAACCTGATTAAAAGTGATTCATACTTGGTTATAAAAATGCCAGACATGAAAATTGATAATGTTTCGTAATTGGCCAATGAATAACGATAATCTTTCCTCTTTCTGATTGGTCAAGGACTGGACTGGAAGCACATACAGGCTGTGGTAAGAGTTCAAAGAACTCTCCCTCAATGCACCACATTAAAATATCATTATCTTTTGATGGAAATTTATCTAGAGACTTGACCCATACTAGTTAGACAGCAACCTTAATCCATCAGAGACCTTGCTATCTTTCATATATGTGATATTCTTCTCTTATCTTTTATCCTATCAAATCTGACAAAataaagtgtatatggaaccagaggagacagcagaggtacttaatgagtactttgtttcagaattcactatggaaaaggatcttgatggttgtagtgatgacttgcagcagactgaaaaacttgagcatgtagatattaagaaagaggatatataggagcttttggaaagcatcaagtcactggaactggatgaaatgtaccccaggctactgtgggaggcaagggaggagattactgagccccTGGCAACGAgatttgcattatcaatggagacgggagaggttccagagaattggaaggttattcaagaaagggagtagaaatagcccaggaaattatagaccagtgagacttacctcagtggctggtaagttgatggaaaaggtcctgagagacaggatttatgagcatttggagaggcataatttgATTAAGattattcagcatggctttgtgaaaggcagatcatGACTTACGAacttgattgaattttctgaggatatgactaaacgcattgatgaaggtacagcagtagatgtagtgtatatggatttcagcaaggcattcgacaaggtaccccatgaaaggcttattgagaaagtaaggaggcatgggattgcTTTCtgtatccagaactggcttgcccacagaaagcaaagagtggttgtagacgggtcatattctgcatggaggttgttccccagtggagtgcctcagggatctattctaggacccttactcttcatgatttttataaatgacctggatgaggaagtggagggattggttagtaagtttgctgatgaaacagttgggggtgttgtggatagtgtggagggctgtcagaggttacagcgggacattgataggatgcaaaactgggctgaaaagtggcagatggtcaACCCAGAatagtgtgaggtgtttcattttgggaggtcaaatatgatgacagaatattgtgttaatggtaagactcttgtcattgtagaggatcagagggagttTGGTGTCCAAgtccactcaaagctgctgcgcaggttgactctgtggctaagaaagTATAtgttgcattggccttcatcaatcgcgagattgagtttaggagctgagaggtaatgctgcagctatataggaccctggtcagaccccatttggagtactgtgctcagttctggtctcctcattacaggaaggatgtggaaaccatagaaagggtacagagatttacaaagatgttgcctggattggggagcaggttgagtgaactcggccttttctccttggagtgacggaggatgagaagtgacctggtagaggtgtacaagatgatgagaggcattgaccgtgtggataatcagaggcttttccccagggctgaaatggctgccacaagaggacacaggtttaaggtgctggggagtaggtacagaggagatgtcaggggtaagttttttacttagagagtggtgagtgcgtggaatgggctgttggcaacagtggtggaggcggatacggtagggtcttttaagagacttctagatgggtacatggagcttagaaaaatggagggctggaggtaagcctagtaatttctaaagtaaatacatattcagcacagcattTCAAGCCCAAGGGccaatattgtgctgtaggttttctatgtttctatgtttcattcaAGATGAACCTACATGGAACCATGACAGTATAGATGCTGGTTCTAGATTAactgaagacagcaaatgtcacaccattGTTCAAAAAAAGATGTAGGCAAAatactataggccaattagtttaACATTCtatgttgggaaaatgcttgaagctatcactgATAAGAAATAACAAGGCATCTAGAAAGAAATGGATGCATCAGGCAGACACTACATggtttcagcaaaggcaggtcctgtttgataaacttactggtgttgaggatataatga contains these protein-coding regions:
- the LOC132389103 gene encoding E3 ubiquitin-protein ligase TRIM39-like produces the protein MPVEDDIRSQFSCSICLDTFKDPVTTECEHDFCRPCIMEYWDREDTSICPLCRQFSSGILRTNRTLGYVVEILSSKKSNISGESNSGGDKSFVFLLLLILIFVIVLLWSLSPNASSLGYYPKDYDMCPQHKEKLKLFCEDDQELICLICRDSNKHKNHRVSPINEAAQYYKGDETQIVADNKFETNIEVKEKMSSNQGQGRKEELSTTLESLKMKHAHHQAIKSNYEENLTLLMVREEVSMTEQHIGKVFVRLQELLRMEEESIMQELHNDAWQSFMKLEEIIMQLTFELSTLSDIIQAVTEDLILEDALTFLMVKVKMAISDPREVSIKMDNAKYNILMIYYTWKKMVNEIGFNTGLLSLDAETAHRDLLIFNNMSNVVYRHGLKKPLDSSLRFTVHPFVLSKQGLSSGIHYWEIFVDCKTDWILGVTKKSVERKMHISLTPQNGLWTLEKRNNHYLVNTVPHVIIFSGLKSQKVGIYLNYEGGQVTFYNADYMNLIYTFKDKFMETLYPLFSPGFSSTPLRIIHVNP